In a genomic window of Corynebacterium choanae:
- a CDS encoding YcnI family protein: MRQSRFGHFTSTMGAVAAASALLVAGAGSAGAAVTVSPHKLPAETTQVVKFAVPQGCDGSATTKIAIDFPADVTTVVPTRNVFWEIETTHSKLDEPIVDQQGNQQTERVSRVVYEAIRPLPYDQRDTLEVLIATPATKSGKVLYFPVIQTCKQGHVNWTDIPQGDERSAELKHPAPSVVVGAAAAGRAAGSAATGNHQRGDKSFADDFEADLDEVTAQVKEGSAKVKDQAAAAAGAASRAAKDLSDEVSDTYSDVKSDLADELDEYVADEDRDHDRDGRDDDRYDDRDDDRDRDVHRYQDRDSRDDRDEHRYTDEHVDPITAQARSVDHGGAGVWIPVLLAIIALGAVVLLSRRRR; the protein is encoded by the coding sequence ATGCGTCAATCACGTTTTGGCCACTTCACTTCAACGATGGGGGCAGTCGCTGCTGCTTCTGCGCTGCTGGTTGCGGGGGCTGGTTCCGCAGGTGCAGCAGTCACCGTCAGCCCTCATAAACTTCCTGCTGAAACGACCCAAGTAGTGAAGTTTGCTGTTCCGCAGGGCTGTGATGGTTCCGCGACGACGAAGATCGCTATTGATTTCCCGGCTGATGTCACCACGGTGGTGCCGACCCGCAATGTGTTCTGGGAGATTGAAACTACCCACAGCAAACTTGATGAACCTATCGTTGACCAGCAGGGGAATCAGCAAACCGAACGAGTAAGCCGGGTGGTGTATGAGGCTATTCGGCCGCTGCCATATGATCAGCGCGACACCTTAGAGGTGTTGATTGCAACGCCGGCCACCAAATCCGGCAAGGTGCTGTATTTTCCGGTGATCCAAACCTGTAAACAGGGGCATGTGAATTGGACTGATATCCCGCAGGGTGATGAGCGTTCCGCTGAGCTGAAGCATCCTGCCCCCAGTGTGGTGGTGGGAGCAGCGGCTGCTGGTCGCGCCGCAGGATCAGCTGCCACCGGCAATCATCAGCGCGGTGACAAGTCTTTCGCGGATGATTTCGAAGCTGATCTCGATGAGGTCACCGCTCAGGTGAAAGAGGGCTCAGCTAAGGTGAAAGACCAGGCTGCGGCGGCTGCGGGGGCGGCTTCGCGGGCAGCGAAGGATCTTTCCGACGAAGTGAGTGACACCTATTCGGATGTAAAGTCCGATTTGGCTGATGAGCTTGACGAATATGTAGCGGACGAGGATCGGGATCATGACCGTGACGGTCGTGACGATGACCGATATGACGATCGTGACGATGACCGGGATCGTGACGTGCACAGGTATCAGGATCGGGATTCGCGGGACGACCGCGATGAGCACCGTTATACAGATGAGCATGTTGATCCGATTACTGCCCAAGCCCGGTCAGTGGATCACGGGGGTGCCGGGGTGTGGATTCCGGTGCTGCTTGCGATTATCGCCCTTGGCGCGGTGGTGTTGTTAAGCCGCCGTCGCCGGTAG
- a CDS encoding HAD family hydrolase, with the protein MTKPVLLFDLYGVLLQLQTPAQLRRIEQTLGVGDELWPVYWQHRAAFDAGELTPADYWATVARDLGVDPHSYDVDAVIAADLDSWLDADETMVAYVSNLVNDGYKVGLLSNIPQFLADKVAETHEFLQTFHAVLFSCDLGLAKPDLKIYQVAAAALGEKPEAITFFDDTIDNVAAARKAGMNAVRFTGIACVQRIVDAAAESSND; encoded by the coding sequence ATGACCAAACCAGTGCTGCTCTTTGACCTGTACGGTGTGCTGCTGCAGCTGCAAACCCCCGCGCAGCTTCGCCGCATCGAGCAAACCCTAGGAGTAGGTGATGAACTCTGGCCGGTCTACTGGCAGCATCGGGCAGCCTTCGACGCCGGTGAACTCACCCCGGCCGACTATTGGGCAACTGTTGCCCGGGATCTTGGTGTCGATCCCCACTCCTATGATGTTGACGCGGTCATTGCAGCTGATCTGGACAGTTGGCTTGACGCGGACGAAACCATGGTTGCCTATGTTTCCAACCTGGTAAACGACGGCTACAAGGTGGGGTTACTAAGCAACATTCCGCAGTTCCTTGCCGACAAGGTTGCCGAAACCCACGAATTTTTACAAACCTTCCACGCTGTGCTGTTCTCCTGCGATCTGGGACTGGCCAAACCAGATTTGAAGATTTATCAAGTAGCAGCAGCTGCGCTCGGTGAAAAACCAGAAGCAATCACCTTCTTCGATGACACCATCGACAATGTTGCTGCCGCCCGCAAAGCTGGGATGAACGCGGTGCGTTTCACCGGTATTGCATGTGTGCAGCGCATCGTCGACGCAGCAGCAGAGTCCAGCAACGACTAG
- a CDS encoding nitroreductase family protein, producing MSLTVTEAITSRRATRVYADTPVTDAVLDRVVAHALEAPSAFNLQLRDLVVVRDQSIKDQLAKDSGQQQFAAAPVVLVAVARVEALPEDIDDIMPVERQTYIATYKEKRNASQLREDAMKDAMLMAGFALIAAQGEGLATGPATGWDEQKVKEALGLGDRDDRAIALVIPMGYPGETPAHPGRQANRRINDRYDA from the coding sequence ATGTCGCTTACCGTCACTGAAGCAATCACCTCCCGGCGGGCAACCCGCGTCTATGCGGACACCCCGGTCACTGATGCTGTTCTTGATCGGGTTGTCGCCCACGCATTGGAAGCGCCGTCTGCGTTTAATCTGCAGCTGCGGGATCTGGTAGTGGTTCGCGACCAGTCAATCAAAGACCAGCTCGCTAAGGACTCCGGCCAGCAGCAGTTTGCTGCCGCCCCGGTTGTGCTGGTGGCGGTTGCCCGGGTCGAAGCCCTCCCAGAGGACATCGACGACATCATGCCGGTGGAACGGCAAACCTACATCGCCACCTATAAGGAAAAACGCAACGCCAGCCAACTGCGGGAAGATGCGATGAAAGACGCGATGCTGATGGCTGGTTTCGCACTCATCGCCGCGCAAGGTGAAGGGCTGGCAACCGGTCCTGCCACCGGGTGGGATGAACAAAAGGTGAAAGAAGCCCTCGGCCTGGGTGACCGGGATGATCGGGCGATCGCATTGGTGATTCCGATGGGCTATCCGGGGGAAACCCCGGCACATCCCGGCCGGCAGGCAAATCGGCGCATCAACGACCGCTACGACGCCTAA
- a CDS encoding Fpg/Nei family DNA glycosylase, with translation MPEGHVLHRLAGELNRRFAGKVLEISSPQGRFQAEANLLQGVPFDHAEAYGKQLFLHFATPQPERIIFIHLGLIGKFRFYEHTPPAGIIRLQLVSDDTYAVLTGPQWCRLIDEPTREQAIRKLGADPLRASSDPGAIWPRIKRSSRPFGELLMDQSLFAGVGNIYRAEVLFRAGIAPKRKGKRILRREFDAVYADLVELMALGVRDGRIDTVRPAHLPEAMGRPPRDDAHGGEVYVYRRAGEPCYVCGTPIRHEIMGNRNLFYCPTCQH, from the coding sequence ATGCCTGAAGGTCACGTATTGCATCGTCTTGCTGGTGAGCTCAACCGTCGCTTCGCCGGAAAAGTATTGGAGATTTCTTCCCCGCAAGGCCGCTTCCAGGCGGAAGCTAACCTCCTGCAAGGGGTGCCCTTCGACCATGCTGAAGCCTACGGCAAACAACTGTTTTTACATTTTGCAACCCCCCAACCGGAACGCATCATCTTCATTCATCTTGGGCTCATCGGGAAGTTTCGTTTCTATGAACACACCCCACCCGCCGGGATCATTCGCCTGCAGCTGGTCTCTGACGACACCTATGCAGTGTTAACCGGGCCGCAATGGTGTCGACTCATTGACGAACCCACCCGGGAGCAGGCCATCCGCAAACTGGGGGCGGATCCGCTGCGTGCCAGTTCCGATCCGGGAGCAATCTGGCCGCGAATAAAACGATCCAGCCGCCCCTTCGGGGAACTGCTCATGGATCAGTCGCTCTTTGCCGGGGTGGGCAATATTTATCGTGCCGAAGTGTTATTTCGCGCCGGTATTGCCCCGAAACGTAAAGGGAAACGGATTCTGCGCCGCGAATTCGATGCAGTCTATGCCGATTTGGTGGAACTTATGGCTCTTGGGGTGCGCGATGGTCGCATTGATACTGTTCGCCCTGCGCATCTTCCCGAAGCGATGGGGCGCCCACCCCGTGACGATGCGCATGGTGGGGAAGTGTATGTCTATCGTCGCGCCGGTGAACCCTGCTATGTGTGTGGCACCCCGATTCGCCACGAAATCATGGGCAACCGCAACCTGTTTTACTGCCCAACCTGTCAGCATTAA
- a CDS encoding FAD-dependent oxidoreductase, with product MATAIREVVVIGAGLAGLTAALRLAGEGVQVTVIEREDEVGGRQRSRVIDGFTLDRGFQLLNPGYPEAQRFLDLPALDLHPFDPGLLVKGMPEEPMSKLVNPFHNIRTLKNTLSGLAQQDLVTASGIAAVIKWLAPILTEKRDYPFPARREDIALDEALERAGFDQIAKDMMLVFFAGVLGESRGETSNNYARAMVKLFAAAAPALPGLGMGSIGKQLEHTARKLGVKFVFNTPVESLAPAETGPVTVRTAAETYQVDAVVLATGQEDVTDFWEVKTPGTRGLTTFWYATSEELPREKLLAMDPHLRGPLVNSAVMSNVNPLYAPVGMSLVQGSALFDGQHPAGEEEARKHLAFIWGVPKSSLELIARDDIAHALPTQLPGREPIEPFFHHGVALAGDWTHSGTINGAMVSGRLAAEAMLSRFGSQ from the coding sequence GTGGCTACAGCAATCCGGGAAGTAGTCGTCATTGGTGCTGGTCTTGCAGGATTGACCGCAGCACTTCGTCTCGCCGGCGAAGGAGTGCAAGTCACAGTCATCGAACGGGAAGACGAAGTAGGGGGACGCCAACGCAGTCGGGTTATTGACGGATTCACCCTCGACCGGGGATTTCAGCTCCTCAACCCGGGATATCCGGAGGCGCAACGATTCCTCGACCTGCCCGCCCTTGATCTGCACCCATTCGATCCAGGACTCCTCGTCAAAGGCATGCCAGAGGAGCCAATGTCGAAACTGGTCAATCCTTTTCACAATATTCGCACGTTGAAAAACACGTTGAGTGGACTGGCGCAGCAAGATCTCGTCACCGCCTCCGGGATTGCTGCCGTCATCAAATGGCTCGCACCGATTCTCACCGAGAAACGCGACTATCCATTCCCTGCCCGGCGGGAAGACATTGCCCTCGACGAAGCCCTTGAGCGCGCCGGGTTTGATCAAATCGCAAAAGACATGATGCTTGTGTTTTTCGCCGGTGTGCTGGGGGAAAGCCGGGGCGAAACCTCCAACAATTATGCTCGTGCCATGGTGAAACTCTTCGCCGCCGCAGCCCCTGCCCTGCCCGGGTTGGGGATGGGGTCGATTGGTAAACAGCTCGAACATACAGCCCGCAAACTCGGGGTGAAGTTTGTGTTCAACACTCCCGTGGAGTCGCTAGCGCCTGCGGAAACCGGACCGGTTACGGTTCGCACCGCGGCGGAAACCTATCAGGTTGATGCTGTGGTGTTGGCAACCGGGCAGGAAGATGTGACCGACTTTTGGGAGGTGAAAACCCCTGGCACCCGCGGATTAACCACTTTTTGGTATGCCACCAGTGAAGAGCTGCCCCGGGAGAAACTGCTTGCCATGGATCCTCATCTGCGCGGGCCGCTGGTGAATTCGGCGGTGATGTCGAATGTGAATCCGCTGTATGCGCCGGTTGGGATGAGTTTGGTGCAAGGATCGGCACTCTTTGATGGGCAGCATCCCGCCGGGGAAGAGGAAGCCCGCAAACATCTCGCGTTTATTTGGGGTGTGCCGAAGTCTTCGCTGGAGCTTATCGCACGCGATGACATCGCTCATGCACTTCCCACACAGCTGCCGGGTCGGGAACCAATCGAGCCGTTTTTCCATCACGGTGTTGCGTTGGCGGGTGACTGGACACATTCCGGAACCATCAATGGGGCGATGGTCTCTGGGCGGTTGGCTGCCGAGGCGATGCTGTCCCGCTTCGGATCGCAGTAA